The DNA region GAAATTTCAGGTCATCTAGGTCAAAGGAGCTATAGGATGAGTCtgttctctagatggaagcatgGTGCTCACCCATCTTTGGTAAGAGGTGAAGCTGCAGGCCCCTCTGATGCCCCTGCCCCAACTGTTCCTGCAGAAGATGCTGATGAAGCAGCAGGACCGGCTGGAAGAGCGAGAGCAGGACATTGAGGACCAGCTGTACAAACTCGAGTCAGACAAGCGCCTTGTGGAGGTAGCCAAGCCCAAGCCCAGGGGATGGGATAGGGGTGGCTTGAGTGCAGGTCCTTGGGCTAGTTCCTTGCTGGGCTACTACTGCATGGTTGGCTCTGTGCCAGAACCCTCAGTCAGTCATTCAATGAACTCTCAGTGGTGAGCCCCTACTGGTGCCAGGGCAGCCTGGGGGATTGGGGACCCAGATACCATCCAGGATGAGAGATAGGCAGGAGCAGCATCGAGAGGTCCCCAGTACTTACCTGCATGCCCACTCTTGCCCCCTGTGCCCACAGGAGAAGGTGAGCCAACTGAAGGAAGAAGTGCGGCTGCAGTATGAGAAGCTGCACCAGCTGCTGGATGAGGACCTGCGGCAGACGGTGGAGGTTCTGGACAAGGCCCAGGCCAAGTTCTGCAGCGAGAACGCAGCGCAGGCGCTGCACCTTGGGGAGCGCATGCAGGAGGCCAAGAAGCTGCTGGGCTCTCTGCAGCTGCTCTTTGACAAAACAGAGGATGTCAGCTTCATGAAGGTGGGCTGGGCCTGGGACCAACTGGTAGGACCCAGAAGACATTGCTAAATTGGGATCTGAAATACTCCCCAACCAATTTCCCCCATCAGCATGGCTTACAGGAGCCAGGCTTCATGGATTCAAAACCCTTCTACTCTCTTTTGAGCTTTGTGACCCTAAGCAAGTATGTTCCCTATGCCTTAGCtctctcacctataaaatggggtgaTAATAGGGATCTACTATCCTTTATCCacaattccaatttttaaaaatctctgaaaactgaaaaaaaaattcctggcaACTCATTTACCGGCAAAAATTTACCTGAACAGATGTTGGCAATTTGTGGCCTTTCAAACATTTTGCTGCAGAAGTACTGATCTTCCTACTGAGGAAGATATGTAATGTATGGTACAGGCACTACATTTCCCTtctaaaaccaaaaaaattctAAATTCCAAACACATCTGGCCCCAAAGGTCTTGGGTGAAGGATTGTACACCAGCAGAACCTTCCTCGTAGGGCCGTTGTGTAGATAAAGGATGGATGTAGAGACCACACTTCGTGTTGTTTGTCACATAGCAAGTGTCCCGTAAATGTTGGCTattcttatcttttaaaaaaggaaacacccACCTTGCCACCCTCTGGCCAGAATCGGAAGGCCAGCCCTGcctgggaaggggaggaaggCCAGCTTCTGTTTTCCCTTCTCCCATGCTGCCTTTCCCACTGACTAACCCTTTTCTCTCCCCCTAGAACACCAAGTCTGTGAAAATCCTAATGGACAGGTGAGCAGATGGCTGCCTGCCCTCAGGGGAATGAATCTGGGGAGCTTGGGGGGCCAAGCCCACCCAGGGAGGGAGGGCGGGCTCACTGGTGATACCTCCTCACAGCAGATGCCCCGTCCACTGCCCTCAGGACCCAGACCTGCACTGGCAGCACCCTTTCTCCCCCTAAGATCGGCCACCTGAACTCCAAGCTCTTCCTGAATGAGGTGGCCAAGAAGGAGAAGCAGCTGCGGAAGATGCTTGAAGGTGAGGGTGGGGTCCTTGGGAAGGGAGAGAGCCCTTTGGGCAGGGCTAAATGCCAGAGCTTTCCCTCTGAGAGGCAGCGTGGCCTGGTCAGGTAACCCTTTCTTCATACACTGGCTTTGCCACACTGACTGAAACTTTGGGAAAGCCTCATGAACTCCCTGATCTTCAGTGTTTTCAGCTCTAAACTGGGAATAATAACAGTGTGTATGCGCTAATGGAATAGTGAGCATGGACCAAGGTGGTGCATGATGTAATGTGCTTGGTCCTCTAGATAgcaaaggggctggggaggcctgGGTTCCTTGGGATGGGAACTTTGGCGACTTTTGCCCCAAATTCTCCACAGGCCCCTTCAGCACACCGGTGCCCTTTCTGCAGAGCGTCCCCCTGTACCCTTGTGGCGTGAGCAGCTCTGGGGCAGAAAAACGCAAGCACTCAACAGCCTTCCCAGAAGCCAGTTTCCTAGAGACGTCATCGGGCCCTGTGGGCAGCCAGTATGGGGCAGCAGGCACCACCAGCAGCGAGGGCCAGTCAGGGCAGCCCCTGGGGCCCTGCAGCTCCACGCAGCACTTGGTAGCCCTGCCAGGAGGCGCCCAACCAGTACACTCAAGTCCTGTGTTCCCCCCATCACAGTATCCCAATGGCTCTGCCACCCAGCAGCCCATGCTCCCCCAGTATGGTGGCCGCAAGATTCTCGTCTGTTCTGTGGACAACTGTTACTGTTCTTCCGTGGCCAACCATGGTGGCCACCAGCCCTACCCCCGCTCCGGCCACTTCCCCTGGACAGTGCCCTCGCAGGAGTACTCACACCCACTCCCACCCACACCTTCCGTCCCTCAGTCCCTTCCTGGCCTGGCAGTCAGAGACTGGCTCGACGCCTCCCAGCAGCCTGGCCACCAGGATTTCTACAGGGTGTATGGGCAGCCGTCCACCAAACACTACGTGACGAGCTAACGCCACACGGGCGGTGGGGCGCTGGGAAATCTTTCACCCCCAGCCTCCAGTGGCTTGGGAATTATGCATTCAGAGACCTGCCCTTCTACCTTTctgtcctccttccctttctccttgaTTCCCTCAAGtcttttccttttggattttgttttgtgttgggctttgtttttgatttttttttatattattattaatctcCTGGACATGGAGGTGACAGTGGGAGCTGGCCTGGGCTGGGCCGTGGGTGGCCCTTGAGTTGGAAAAGCGTCTACCTCAAGGCGCTgagctctctttctgtctctccttc from Manis pentadactyla isolate mManPen7 chromosome 8, mManPen7.hap1, whole genome shotgun sequence includes:
- the TRIM8 gene encoding E3 ubiquitin-protein ligase TRIM8, with the translated sequence MAENWKNCFEEELICPICLHVFVEPVQLPCKHNFCRGCIGEAWAKDSGLVRCPECNQAYNQKPGLEKNLKLTNIVEKFNALHVEKPAAALHCVFCRRGPPLPAQKVCLRCEAPCCQSHVQTHLQQPSTARGHLLVEADDVRAWSCPQHNAYRLYHCEAEQVAVCQYCCYYSGAHQGHSVCDVEIRRNEIRKMLMKQQDRLEEREQDIEDQLYKLESDKRLVEEKVSQLKEEVRLQYEKLHQLLDEDLRQTVEVLDKAQAKFCSENAAQALHLGERMQEAKKLLGSLQLLFDKTEDVSFMKNTKSVKILMDRTQTCTGSTLSPPKIGHLNSKLFLNEVAKKEKQLRKMLEGPFSTPVPFLQSVPLYPCGVSSSGAEKRKHSTAFPEASFLETSSGPVGSQYGAAGTTSSEGQSGQPLGPCSSTQHLVALPGGAQPVHSSPVFPPSQYPNGSATQQPMLPQYGGRKILVCSVDNCYCSSVANHGGHQPYPRSGHFPWTVPSQEYSHPLPPTPSVPQSLPGLAVRDWLDASQQPGHQDFYRVYGQPSTKHYVTS